The sequence CAGTTCTGAGAAGTGAGAACGAACTGGACATATTAATCACTATAGTATAGGAGCTCACAAATCGACAGTCAGCAAACACAACAAACATGGGAGACTGGAACCCAGATTCAACCAGCAAAATGCAAAATTAAACAAATCCAACAACGTAAGAGGGCAAGGTACTGCTATAATGAAGGTTTAGCTGCGCCCAATACACGCGCCAAGGTAGAATCGAGTGGTTGGAGCGTCGTACCTTGGCTGGAGCTGCTCTCCAACTCCGAGGCCCGAAGCCGAATGGGGGCCgtagagagaggggagagaggaaggaggcggAGGACATGGGTGGGGCGGGATAGAGGAGACGCCACGGCCGACGGCTCCGGGGAGGACGCGGATGAGGACGGGGTCCTCAGTGGCGGCGCCAGAGCCGGAGAGGCCCTCGCCCGCGGCGGCCAGGGTCGGCGGACTGCGGCGCGGTGCCGGTGCCAGggtcggcgccgccgacgaAGATGAGGTGGATCAGTGGATGTGATTCCATGGGCACTGACGGGGAGAGTCCGAGAGTGGGAGAGAGGGGCGGCGTGTGCGGGACCCGCCGctggtgccggcctcctccgtGAAGTCGCCGCCAGGTACGCGGCCCTCCGATCCCATCCTCCCCTCTCTTGCGTCGATTGTTTCATTCGGCTCATCAGCAATGATGGGTGGATCTAACGCGCATTCCTAGTGAACTCACCAGGGTCGAT comes from Panicum virgatum strain AP13 chromosome 4K, P.virgatum_v5, whole genome shotgun sequence and encodes:
- the LOC120703724 gene encoding transmembrane protease serine 13-like, producing the protein MSRMKQSTQERGGWDRRAAYLAATSRRRPAPAAGPAHAAPLSHSRTLPVSAHGITSTDPPHLRRRRRPWHRHRAAVRRPWPPRARASPALAPPLRTPSSSASSPEPSAVASPLSRPTHVLRLLPLSPLSTAPIRLRASELESSSSQGMEIAALSRASEMIRMFQRHLTMMVASSILPNQRAPVLWRQKRRRWEVQMGSRSEISRTWVGSCKCRRQQPCPREGSVSCVGPGRPVKELGHHRRRGLQVGH